The stretch of DNA acaattaatgcttatttctaaagaaatctcttcaaGCATACACCTGCGAAAGGAAATTAGAACTTATTTAAATAGGATTGATTGTTAtgatttttgtagaaaaatgaCCAGTATCAGGAACATACTTATTAGATagttaaactattaattttggcagtcgttactggtagtcagaagccagtaagtctgacaccagtctaactaagggagatagggttgcctgggtaattgagttgaggaggtcagatagggcagtcgctccttgtggtacactggtactcagctgcatccgattacaCTGGAACCGCagcatagctgggaaaaggatagccaaatgattaaaatatattactattttatttgcaGGTGGAGTAGAAAGCAACAACAATCTGTCGGGGTCTATAGACGAGCACTCGAGCACCTCCAACTCGCCACAATATCAGGTATGAAATGTATGTTacacttttataattatatacacTTTTCTTCTGtagttaattacaaaatactGTATGTGATAAGAAAGACACAATTTTTTTGCtaagataaataatttttattctaaaattcGCAATTTTGCATATTTTGTAGAAGTACTTACCAGTCTACTGGTTGAAGTAgccattttatttaaagctttttatatcaaatagtttttttatgatCTTGATTGAAtgactattttaaaataaccagTTGGCTGTGACATGCCGTAAACATACGCAATAATGCAATTAAATCATTCGCGCAGGATCTTTATATTTGAGAAactcatagatataatatttgaAAAGATACTCATAAAAAAACGTGCAATATTGCTAAATAACGAACTGGGTAGATGAAAAATATCTAATATGaagataagtaaaaaaaaactgaaaaatgttgGTCCTCTTTTGATAAGCTATAGGTACCTTCCTACCAAAAACTTTGTTACATACTTTCGCATTATATTCGAATATATTAATATTGGCattcttgatattttcacatattataggaaatagattttctttacattattttacttaaaaagtatGTTTATTCGTCTAGTCGCCggtggcgggcgcggcgccggtGTTCGCGAGCGTGTTCCCGCCGCAGCCCGAGCCGCCCTACGCGCCGCCCAGCAGAGATACGCGTACGTACACAGTTACACCGTGTGACAACAGCATAGCTAACTatgtcttagacaccattgactgtgtttcggatagcacgttaaactgtaggtcccggctgtcattgaacatccttgccagtcgttacgggtagtcagaagccagttagtctaaCACCattctaatcaaggggtattgggttgcccgggtaactgggttgaggagatcagataggcagtcgcttcttgtaaagcactggtactcagctgcatccggttagactggaagccgaccccaacatgattgggaaaaggctcggaggatgatgaggagcCGCGCGCGATGAACATCGATCGCATGTATTGCTAGATTCACCGCACGTGCCCTCACAAAGGTCCTCTACGAAAGTATACCTAACTTTTAGGTATccgtaattaaataattgactgagacaaaaaaaaacaaaataaataacaatctttttagatttttgacacctgaatattttaaaatgttattttctctGTTTGCAGCGTCACTAGTAGTCCAAGGTTCGACGCCGATCAGTCAGATAGGCGCCGGACTTATATCCACCGACTCCTTCACTGGTAAGCactaaatactattaaaaatatactaccTAAGGAATTTTTACCTGGTTCAGGCATATGCTACATCAGCATTTTTTTGAATTAAGCAactattgtaaaattatgtacaaagtgaggagataaacgatttatttatcattatataACATGTGTCATTACCtacatagtaaaaataaaatgtacaatatataacattgaaaataaatttaaattattttaaaatggtctGAGGCAAGGACAAcgttcaatgaaaaaaaaaagaaaaaaaactggaGTCATTCCATCACTTACATGTTTCAAAAGTACTACTTCGTGGTTCTACAATAAATATTGGAATCTATGGTAACTAATTTGATCGTCTTCCAAATATCGTAGCGTCATGATGATTGACAGCTGTATAGTTCTGATGAAGCCataagatatgaactggaacttcacgTCGGgacatcgtatcatagctgtgtttggatTTGTTAGAAAACAGTGGAGGCAGTTGTAGTGGGACGAAACAAATTCTGATGACAACGACGAcaatgatgacgatgataataataatgatgacgatgacgatgatgatgatgacgatttttttcaaaatatttttactatcccTTACAGGAACAAACTCCAACAATTCCTGCTCATCAGTGTCGGGCTCGCCCCCCCCGGATGACGAGCTGGAGGACGCGGCCGGCAAGCGCGGCGTGCTGCCGCGACACGCCACGCAGGTCATGCGGGCCTGGCTGTTCCAGCACCTCGTGGTAACATACAGCTGCCCAGGGCTGCGGGGTGTTccaaagagataccgcggccctggtacatacgcggcctacgacggaacacgacggtttttagtcagtaagagtctgacactccctcaccgctgctaacccacagcgggaggggtcatttgatgatttttgacgtcgttaaaaaaaaaaagatatctccccagcggggcccagtagggccaaggccttttgtttcagctgaggaaaatgcctgacgcatacacgCACCGCCGGGGAGACGGTGAActtatgtggggcttgcacccactaaaaacctcagcttttgtgccgtcttctgtcttttagagaggggccacgaggaccaaagacgatTTTCGTGACAACAAGCTaagacctgccggggctgcaagattgttcgaaagagttaccgcggccctggtacttaaaaggcctacgaaggaacatgatggatttttagtcagtgaaagtctgacactccctcaacgctgctaacccacagcgggaaaggtcatttgatgatttttaccaTCGTAAAAAAAAAGTGGGCGAAAACCCATTTGAATATgccctgcgcagctgactgatctccttatatgagaacagccgccgtggctgaaatcggccgtccattattattttccgtactatttaattaattacaatccTTTTATCCTCAGCACCCTTACCCGACTGAAGAAGAGAAGCGCTCGCTAGCAGCACAAACCCGGCTGACATTACTGCAAGTGAACAACTGGTTCATCAACGCTCGGCGCCGGATCCTGCAGCCCATGCTGGACTGTGCTGATAAACCTGGTCAGTATATACTCTACTAATATTAGTTACGGAATTAATATGTTAATTGCCTAGCCAAAATATCGAAATTAGTCCTCATGTccaatatacaacatgtaacttaattaacgcacatcctgaaattagtttgttcagaatcgtttactgaatcgatttatatcatttttaatataggtaatttttttatcccaaaaattattaaaactacggaaattattgtcacattaaccctgtacagtcaaaacaaattcaaatagaccgtaattcaaagtaataagacttcgtgtattgtcggctttttccgtagtttcgttatgttgtgtcgagtcgagcggcgcgcggcgcgatatttgcgtgcgtagtagtatgaccacaAAGTTCTCTTATCTTAATagcaatgcatatacatgttaaattaaaaattcagtgtatgtattatgattataacataaaattctaattggggtgtttgagggtgtgcgttaattatgTTACATATTGTatatacaattaaatatttttcatttttatgttcCTTACTATGAAttgtgatgaaacttggcagttatATTTAGTCCACTATTACTACCTAtgtgtaggctacttttatctgaGTATGGGAAGTACTTATTACTAGTGGGATGTGGGTCAAACCACGGGCTTACGCTGGGAAGTATGTTATTGCTAAGTTTAATCAAAATTCATCAAAAAGTTTTACCGTAAAAGAGGAActaacatccatacatacaaacttttgcttttataatattagcagtaTGCCTAGTGGATagcgttttgtaataaaataagtcATAAAATTTTCGCTCAAAAGTGCTTATTATGTAATCTTTCGATGAACTCTATTCCTCTAAAAAAGccaataaaactgaaaatgtgttttatattCCAGGAGGTAAGAAAGGCAAGAACGGTTCGTCTATAAGCAAGCGCTACTGGCCCGACGCCCTCTCCAACCCACAGTTCACTGCCGGTAAGTAacatttaatagttatttaattcattttactGCCGATAAATTACAGTTAgttatttaaatgtacatagTTAACGTTTAACTAAAtggtttttcattaaaataaggaTCTCAAACATGTTGATATAAAACATTCCAAGGTATATGGATGGTATAGGATATGTATTTGAATGCTTGTGTGCTATAATATGTTCGGCTGATCTcattatatgagaacagccgccgtggccgaaatcggccttgaaCGTCATTATTTGATATAATATTTGATATAAATCTTAGgcctaagtaatatttttatcagtgCAATTAAACATATAATTTGGTAGATTAAAAAGTATTCAGTAGACAGTTAGACACAACTTTGTTaagctgcgtctacgctagacgaaccgagcacgagcgaagcacaagtGGAGCCCTTCTCGGCTtgtcgttcgcggcgtcaagtgtggaccTACAACGAACCTGcaacgatcactgttagcaaaaccctttgtgttcgtcaaaaaccgacaacaggcggaacgcagccgagcacgaacgcAATGCTCTTgcgcgctcgttagaggcttgtcAGTTGGTCCGCACTacacgaattgtgttcggctcgtgctcggCTCTCGTGGCGTAGACGCAGCTTTGAGtttgaataatattacaaagcgtTTTAATagtt from Helicoverpa zea isolate HzStark_Cry1AcR chromosome 28, ilHelZeax1.1, whole genome shotgun sequence encodes:
- the LOC124643861 gene encoding homeobox protein PKNOX2-like produces the protein MQGGGAPAADADQAQFEADKRAVYKHPLFPLLALLLERCEQATAGAEPPAAEAFGADLQAFVQHQRRDRRPFLVDDPEIDGLMIKSIQVLRIHLLELEKVQELCRDFCGRYIACLKTKMQSENLLRTDYSSGGVESNNNLSGSIDEHSSTSNSPQYQSPVAGAAPVFASVFPPQPEPPYAPPSRDTPSLVVQGSTPISQIGAGLISTDSFTGTNSNNSCSSVSGSPPPDDELEDAAGKRGVLPRHATQVMRAWLFQHLVHPYPTEEEKRSLAAQTRLTLLQVNNWFINARRRILQPMLDCADKPGGKKGKNGSSISKRYWPDALSNPQFTAGLLSSSEDEDQEGDASGDEQDPAAEQPEVTYPIQQTMH